From the genome of Candidatus Palauibacter soopunensis, one region includes:
- a CDS encoding calcineurin-like phosphoesterase family protein, with protein sequence MLNRRTFLKTGALSAAGLATRADSLLAAPYDPLPRLPGTANPIRVQGMVRAGGRGVGRIAVSDGLQVVDSDADGRFELVTSADRGFVWVRVPSGYEIPTNPSGTARFYERIDPTRSGMSVAFDLAPLGVSDERHTLLLLGDIQTETEEEMGWFHERSVPDLRQTVRELGDMHVFGISDGDIMYDRLELYPEYERGVNRIGIPFFQVIGNHDLDMESPTDEASSDTFSSHFGPRYYSFDRGAVHYVVLDDVFWHGSGYLGYLDADALTWLAADLSRVEAGAPVIVATHIPALGSNHVRRGLTSPDPPGAIMNRDALYRLLEPFQAHILTGHTHELEHVFEAGTHEHVAGAICGAWWSGPICWDGAPNGYCVYEAAGEEISWRYKSTGFDATHQMRLYAPGADPNAPGAVVANVWDWDPEWTVRWFADGEARGPMTRRNGLDPLSVELHTGDDLPPRRSWVEPRITNHMFQAPVDPGIAEVRVEATDRFGRVYSEALRLP encoded by the coding sequence ATGTTGAACCGGCGGACCTTCCTCAAGACCGGCGCCCTGTCGGCAGCCGGACTCGCGACTCGCGCGGATTCTCTCCTCGCCGCCCCCTACGATCCTCTTCCCCGCCTCCCCGGAACCGCGAACCCGATTCGCGTCCAGGGGATGGTCCGCGCGGGGGGTCGCGGCGTGGGGCGCATCGCGGTCTCCGATGGACTCCAGGTCGTGGATTCCGACGCCGACGGCCGGTTCGAACTCGTGACCTCGGCCGACCGGGGCTTCGTCTGGGTGCGGGTCCCCTCCGGATACGAGATCCCCACGAACCCGTCCGGCACGGCGCGCTTCTACGAGCGCATCGACCCGACGCGGAGCGGGATGTCCGTCGCGTTCGACCTCGCGCCGCTCGGCGTGTCGGACGAACGGCACACGCTTCTCCTCCTCGGGGACATTCAGACCGAGACCGAAGAGGAGATGGGGTGGTTTCACGAACGCTCCGTCCCCGACCTCCGGCAAACCGTGCGGGAGTTGGGCGACATGCACGTCTTCGGCATCTCCGACGGCGACATCATGTACGACCGTCTCGAGCTCTATCCGGAGTACGAGCGCGGCGTGAACCGGATCGGGATCCCCTTCTTCCAGGTGATCGGGAACCACGACCTCGACATGGAGAGCCCCACGGACGAGGCCTCCTCGGACACCTTCTCCAGCCACTTCGGACCGCGCTATTACTCCTTCGATCGCGGGGCGGTGCACTACGTGGTGCTCGACGACGTGTTCTGGCACGGGAGCGGATACCTCGGTTACCTGGACGCCGACGCGCTGACCTGGCTGGCGGCGGACCTGAGCCGCGTGGAGGCGGGGGCGCCGGTCATCGTGGCCACGCACATCCCCGCGCTTGGGAGCAACCACGTCCGACGCGGCCTGACCTCCCCCGACCCGCCGGGCGCGATCATGAATCGCGACGCGCTCTATCGGCTGCTGGAGCCCTTCCAGGCGCACATCCTCACGGGCCACACGCACGAACTGGAGCATGTATTCGAAGCGGGCACGCACGAGCACGTGGCGGGTGCGATCTGCGGGGCGTGGTGGAGCGGGCCGATCTGCTGGGACGGCGCCCCGAACGGCTACTGCGTCTACGAGGCGGCGGGCGAGGAGATCTCGTGGCGCTACAAGTCCACGGGGTTCGACGCGACGCACCAGATGCGGCTGTACGCCCCGGGGGCCGACCCGAACGCGCCGGGGGCGGTCGTCGCGAACGTGTGGGACTGGGACCCGGAGTGGACGGTGCGGTGGTTCGCCGACGGGGAGGCCCGGGGGCCTATGACGCGGCGAAACGGGCTGGACCCGCTCAGCGTCGAACTGCACACGGGCGACGACCTCCCGCCGCGCCGATCGTGGGTCGAACCGCGCATCACGAACCATATGTTCCAGGCGCCCGTCGACCCGGGGATCGCGGAAGTGCGGGTGGAGGCCACCGACCGCTTCGGCCGCGTCTACTCCGAGGCCCTGCGACTGCCCTAG
- a CDS encoding alkaline phosphatase family protein — MTGGALRRARAGAGALAGAVFLCGCGGPPSASSRDGDGGGGAGGRPDVGRAQVVEALARGWFPGRVGDIAVIPNPRATITYRSESNRFMHGGPWPHDSDLPLLLHGASFFRPGVYDAPASHQDVGATVTELLGLPRWSGATGRPLREAFANGEEAGRPGLVAVLVLDALRSDYLERKADLLPNLSRLAEEGARFANARVDYLPTNTSTAHSTIATATDPAIHGIVGNGLYDRRTGESSLAYEGVAPYNLMALTFADRWSVATRGRAEIVAQAGTDYPAVALAGHGACILGGHPPWMAYYDSDSGAWRTNEDCYRLPPAVAALQFGPRLDAVDHAWMGHKLDSYGEARRSSHFAAFEGEAAVALIEGSAFGEDDITDLFLANLKSPDYVSHKYGPFSPEMDATLAELDGWLGRIAAALEAKAGPDGLALIVTADHGMPDAPASDDLWVTYDDVTAWLNERVDPGGPGVVEYYEGSENQMFLDHARLEALGLAPDDIARTLEESPAVGFAITEDEVRQALPARR, encoded by the coding sequence GTGACGGGTGGCGCTTTGAGGCGAGCTCGGGCCGGAGCGGGCGCGCTGGCCGGAGCCGTCTTCCTCTGCGGCTGTGGCGGCCCACCTTCCGCGTCCTCCCGGGACGGCGACGGGGGCGGCGGGGCCGGGGGGCGCCCCGACGTCGGCCGCGCGCAGGTCGTCGAGGCGCTGGCCCGGGGCTGGTTCCCCGGCCGCGTGGGGGACATCGCCGTGATCCCCAACCCGCGGGCGACCATCACGTACCGAAGCGAGAGCAACCGCTTCATGCACGGAGGGCCGTGGCCCCACGACAGCGACCTCCCGCTGCTCCTCCACGGCGCGAGCTTCTTCCGTCCCGGCGTCTACGACGCGCCGGCTTCCCACCAGGATGTCGGCGCGACCGTGACCGAACTGCTCGGCCTTCCGCGCTGGTCAGGCGCGACGGGACGTCCGTTGAGGGAGGCGTTCGCGAACGGCGAGGAGGCCGGGCGACCGGGGCTGGTCGCCGTCCTCGTGCTGGACGCGCTGCGCTCCGATTACCTGGAACGGAAGGCGGACCTCCTCCCCAACCTGAGCCGGCTCGCGGAGGAGGGGGCCCGCTTCGCCAACGCCCGGGTCGACTACCTCCCGACGAACACGTCCACCGCGCACTCGACGATTGCGACGGCGACGGACCCCGCGATTCACGGGATCGTCGGCAACGGGCTCTACGACCGGCGGACCGGCGAATCAAGCCTGGCCTACGAGGGGGTCGCACCCTACAACCTCATGGCGCTCACCTTCGCGGACCGCTGGAGCGTCGCCACCCGGGGCCGCGCCGAGATCGTGGCGCAGGCGGGGACGGACTACCCGGCGGTGGCGCTCGCGGGCCACGGGGCGTGCATTCTCGGCGGCCACCCGCCGTGGATGGCGTACTACGACTCCGATAGCGGCGCGTGGCGCACGAACGAGGACTGCTACCGCCTCCCGCCCGCCGTGGCTGCGCTCCAATTCGGCCCCCGGCTCGACGCCGTGGACCACGCGTGGATGGGTCACAAACTCGACAGCTACGGCGAGGCTCGGCGCTCCTCGCACTTCGCCGCGTTCGAGGGGGAGGCGGCGGTCGCGCTCATCGAGGGGAGCGCCTTCGGCGAGGACGACATTACGGATCTCTTCCTCGCCAACCTGAAGAGCCCGGACTACGTGTCCCACAAGTACGGCCCCTTCTCGCCCGAGATGGATGCGACGCTGGCGGAACTCGACGGCTGGCTGGGCCGGATCGCGGCGGCGCTCGAGGCGAAGGCCGGGCCGGACGGGCTGGCCCTGATCGTGACGGCCGATCACGGAATGCCGGACGCCCCGGCGAGCGACGACCTGTGGGTCACGTACGACGACGTGACGGCCTGGCTGAACGAGCGTGTGGACCCCGGCGGGCCGGGCGTGGTCGAGTACTACGAGGGGTCGGAGAACCAGATGTTCCTCGACCACGCGCGGCTGGAAGCGCTCGGGCTGGCGCCCGACGACATCGCGCGGACGCTGGAGGAGTCCCCGGCCGTGGGCTTCGCGATTACCGAGGACGAAGTGCGACAGGCGCTCCCTGCACGGAGGTAG
- a CDS encoding sodium-dependent transporter, whose product MSQPRDNWSSNVGLVLAATGSAIGLGNLWKFPFITWENEGGAFVLVYLVCIVAVGLPIMMAELLIGRRSQKSAVGALKEAAGPWWGIVGGWGVLAGFILLSYYTVIAGWSLYYFAQSIGWTFGGYPAGMAAGDLFNEQVGNAGLQLALSLSFSIATIAVVYFGVSKGIERIARIFLPILFGILLLLLVSALGMSGSGEAMRFIFRANFGELEMSGVLEALGHSFFTLSLGMGAMITYGSYISRKHSIVKASGAIVALDTLIALVATIIMFSVIFSVAGMSDQVSGSPVGMLFISLPELFYTAVPFGVVLGPLFYVLVALAALTSTISLLEVVSSYVIDEHRIPRHKATVLCGAAIFVFTIFAALSFTGTPFLSTLEIFAEKVGWFSTVDHFVSNWMLPTGGFAITLAAGWFMTRNATERELVDGTEPRWFHYGAWRFFIRWVAPLAVGAIIVSVILGRDFS is encoded by the coding sequence ATGAGCCAACCCCGCGATAACTGGAGTTCGAACGTCGGTCTCGTGCTGGCCGCGACCGGCAGCGCGATCGGCCTCGGCAACCTGTGGAAGTTCCCGTTCATCACCTGGGAGAACGAGGGGGGCGCCTTCGTCCTCGTCTACCTGGTCTGCATCGTCGCCGTGGGCCTGCCGATCATGATGGCGGAACTGCTCATCGGGCGCAGGAGCCAGAAGAGCGCGGTCGGGGCGCTCAAGGAGGCGGCCGGGCCGTGGTGGGGCATCGTCGGCGGGTGGGGCGTGCTCGCCGGCTTCATCCTCCTCAGCTACTACACGGTCATCGCGGGCTGGTCCCTGTACTACTTCGCCCAGTCCATCGGCTGGACGTTCGGCGGCTATCCCGCGGGGATGGCGGCGGGCGACCTGTTCAACGAGCAGGTGGGGAACGCGGGCCTCCAGCTCGCGCTCTCCCTCAGCTTCAGCATCGCGACGATCGCGGTCGTCTACTTCGGCGTGAGCAAGGGGATCGAGCGGATCGCCCGCATCTTCCTCCCCATCCTGTTCGGGATCCTCCTCCTCCTCCTCGTGAGCGCGCTGGGGATGAGCGGGTCCGGGGAGGCGATGCGCTTCATCTTCCGCGCCAACTTCGGGGAGCTGGAGATGAGCGGCGTCCTCGAGGCGCTGGGTCACTCCTTCTTCACGCTCTCCCTCGGGATGGGGGCGATGATCACCTACGGTTCCTACATCTCGCGCAAGCATTCGATCGTGAAGGCGTCCGGGGCGATCGTGGCGCTCGACACGCTGATCGCGCTCGTGGCGACGATCATCATGTTCTCGGTCATCTTCTCGGTGGCGGGGATGAGCGACCAGGTGAGCGGTTCGCCGGTGGGGATGCTCTTCATCTCGCTGCCGGAACTGTTCTACACCGCGGTACCGTTCGGCGTCGTGCTGGGGCCGCTCTTCTACGTGCTCGTGGCGCTCGCGGCGCTGACCTCGACGATCTCCCTCCTCGAGGTCGTGTCGAGCTACGTGATCGATGAGCACCGGATCCCTCGACACAAGGCGACGGTCCTCTGCGGCGCGGCTATCTTCGTGTTCACGATCTTCGCGGCGCTCTCGTTCACGGGCACGCCGTTCCTCTCCACGCTGGAGATCTTCGCGGAGAAGGTGGGCTGGTTCTCCACCGTCGACCACTTCGTCTCCAACTGGATGCTGCCCACCGGCGGATTCGCCATCACGCTCGCGGCGGGCTGGTTCATGACGCGGAACGCGACGGAACGCGAACTCGTGGACGGCACGGAGCCGCGGTGGTTCCACTACGGGGCGTGGCGCTTCTTCATCCGCTGGGTGGCGCCGCTGGCGGTGGGGGCGATCATCGTCTCCGTCATCCTGGGCCGCGACTTCAGCTGA
- a CDS encoding adenosine deaminase produces MPNLNEVIRSTPKAELHIHVEGSLEPGMMFDLARRNGVSLPYGDVEEVRRAYSFGNLQEFLDLYYEGMNALRTEEDFFELADAYLRRAAADHVVHVEMFFDPQAHTGRGVPLRTLMGGLERAVVGSRERGVSVSLILCFLRHLTEKEAFETLEAAAPYRDRLLGVGLDSSEVGHPPSKFARVFEAARDMGLRLVAHAGEEGPPEYVWEALDVLGVERIDHGNRALEDDALVARLRDDRIPLTVCPLSNLELRVVEDLGAHPIKRMLDLGLLATVNSDDPAYFGGYINENFRRVAEAVDLSVEDIETLARNSLDASFET; encoded by the coding sequence ATGCCGAACCTGAACGAAGTCATCCGGAGCACGCCCAAGGCGGAACTCCACATCCACGTCGAGGGCTCGCTCGAACCCGGGATGATGTTCGACCTGGCCCGTCGCAACGGCGTGTCACTCCCTTACGGCGACGTCGAAGAGGTCCGCCGGGCCTACTCGTTCGGCAACCTCCAGGAGTTTCTCGACCTCTACTACGAGGGGATGAACGCCCTCCGGACGGAGGAGGATTTCTTCGAGCTTGCCGACGCGTATCTGCGGCGGGCGGCGGCGGACCATGTGGTCCACGTCGAGATGTTCTTCGATCCGCAGGCGCACACCGGACGCGGCGTGCCGCTGCGCACGCTGATGGGCGGCCTCGAGCGGGCCGTCGTCGGTTCCCGGGAGCGGGGGGTCAGCGTCTCCCTCATCCTCTGCTTCCTGCGCCATCTGACCGAGAAGGAGGCGTTCGAGACACTCGAAGCCGCGGCACCCTACCGGGACCGGCTCCTGGGCGTGGGCCTGGACTCGAGCGAGGTAGGGCATCCGCCGTCGAAATTCGCGCGCGTGTTCGAGGCGGCCCGCGACATGGGTCTGCGACTCGTCGCCCACGCCGGCGAGGAGGGACCGCCGGAGTACGTCTGGGAAGCGCTGGATGTTCTCGGTGTCGAACGGATCGACCACGGGAATCGCGCCCTGGAAGACGACGCGCTCGTGGCGCGCCTGCGCGACGACCGCATCCCGCTCACCGTGTGCCCGCTGTCGAACCTCGAACTCCGCGTCGTGGAGGACCTCGGGGCGCACCCGATCAAGCGCATGCTCGACCTCGGCCTCCTCGCGACCGTGAACTCCGACGATCCGGCCTACTTCGGCGGCTACATCAACGAGAACTTCCGCCGCGTCGCCGAAGCGGTCGACCTCTCGGTCGAGGACATCGAAACGCTGGCGCGCAACTCCCTCGATGCGTCCTTCGAAACTTGA
- a CDS encoding PD-(D/E)XK nuclease family protein, producing MPLNVVRAPAAAPLWEACVDRFLAEAAAPAEAGTGARAWIWLNHRNLRDLLFEAAHERGLPGWLDPPVTLFGELTDRFGIREKSVGLLTRRRLVSRDAARLGRRILGREPGRGDGVIRGHMLDRLFGDLLPEGVPPGELERALAQLPGDDFARRRNAWAVAVYRAYLASLEKRGFLDRRSVNARIAERIEAGGLAAAIGGATELHVYSIASPRTRRRMLEALSRQDEVEVHLYLPLESEPDPFFDTLAARTEVIGALGESGDGGGAGPLAVQPVPDAAREMAWVARQVKEILAAGTAEPHRIAVVARSGRENTHRAYRALRRAGVSATARIRTPLDEVPALRALLLILRGAARNWDYRSLRAVLAHPYFDTRVDLRGIDTIAALRRVVGLDAWSENLERLRTLVADAAREIRGRGLFADRIEKDIEAFAAMRDVLEPLGEARSEAAWIDLTLGLLREERGVFRLRRRVCDPVEERWEVVRSDQRGILLLERLLREWRDLDHPDDPLSPAGWHALLGKLLQTNELVLSTPGQKGVQVLEAHDAALVPFAHTFVVHANDGEFPRATGSTGVFTDGERRRLAELDLPVAHRDETLRRERALWRAVTQQSGPVWITYRTTDAGGTPLLPSLMVPPHEDAAELPRVRRPVDDGEPVTPAEADRRAAFSLYRTLGTPDSTERPGIAPARPGRLARAVVAAAGETHRGPGLERYPGFFVPAPPANDAGVLHPAFRPNPWNGHLRDPDVLRELERRFDDDYPWSAGQLEAYARSPFTFLIERLLRLEGVEEAEEETTPLTFGSVAHEILERFYAEFMDRLPTSLAGPAGRRLAEISEEVCAERAAKGEWLGVAALWEQTREGIVTGVRDYVAWELEHMAEDGERPVHTELRFGWDDERTFVDGEDVRGRISRLRLRGSIDRVDRVGEGAGVHHVLDYKSGKPPYKTWFDDATALQGVLYAQVMADRGYEMSSCRYRSIKNPGDPKNGGQVNFGEARYGKALSMALSIPARVRNGCFEAVASQKGGWKFWDPALEIRRNQARLTEGHRFDDFGDDFGDDARGGGEGAGG from the coding sequence GTGCCTCTCAACGTAGTTCGAGCGCCGGCGGCGGCCCCGCTGTGGGAGGCGTGCGTCGACCGTTTTCTGGCGGAGGCCGCCGCACCGGCTGAGGCAGGCACGGGGGCGCGCGCGTGGATCTGGCTCAACCACCGGAACCTGCGGGATCTCCTGTTCGAGGCCGCGCACGAACGCGGCCTCCCGGGGTGGCTCGATCCCCCCGTCACGCTGTTCGGGGAACTGACCGACCGTTTCGGCATCCGGGAGAAATCCGTCGGCCTCCTCACGCGCCGCCGGCTTGTAAGCCGGGACGCGGCGCGGCTGGGGCGCCGGATCCTGGGGCGGGAGCCGGGCCGCGGGGACGGCGTCATCCGCGGGCACATGCTCGACCGCCTGTTCGGCGACCTGCTACCGGAGGGGGTTCCGCCGGGCGAGTTGGAGCGGGCGCTGGCTCAGCTTCCCGGGGACGACTTCGCGCGCCGGCGCAACGCATGGGCCGTGGCCGTCTACCGCGCGTACCTCGCTTCGCTCGAGAAGCGGGGATTCCTCGACCGGCGCTCGGTGAACGCCCGCATCGCGGAGCGGATCGAGGCGGGAGGGCTGGCGGCGGCGATCGGTGGCGCGACGGAGTTGCACGTGTACAGCATCGCGAGCCCCCGCACGCGCCGCCGCATGCTCGAGGCCCTCTCCCGGCAGGACGAGGTGGAGGTCCACCTCTACCTCCCGCTGGAGTCCGAACCGGATCCGTTCTTCGATACGCTGGCGGCCCGGACCGAGGTGATCGGCGCTCTCGGCGAGAGCGGTGATGGCGGCGGCGCGGGGCCGTTGGCCGTGCAGCCCGTTCCGGACGCCGCGCGGGAGATGGCGTGGGTGGCGCGGCAGGTCAAGGAAATTCTCGCCGCGGGTACCGCGGAACCGCATCGGATCGCCGTCGTCGCAAGGTCGGGTCGCGAGAACACGCACCGCGCGTACCGGGCGCTGCGGCGGGCGGGCGTCTCCGCCACGGCCCGCATCCGGACGCCGCTGGACGAGGTCCCGGCCCTCCGGGCTCTCCTCCTTATCCTGCGGGGGGCCGCGCGGAACTGGGACTACCGGTCGCTGCGGGCCGTCCTCGCGCACCCCTACTTCGACACCCGCGTCGATCTTCGGGGCATCGACACCATCGCGGCGCTCCGCCGCGTCGTGGGGCTCGATGCCTGGAGCGAGAATCTCGAGCGACTCCGCACCCTCGTCGCGGACGCGGCGCGAGAGATCCGGGGCCGCGGGCTCTTCGCCGATCGCATCGAGAAGGACATCGAGGCTTTCGCGGCCATGCGAGACGTGCTCGAACCGCTGGGCGAGGCCCGCTCCGAGGCAGCCTGGATCGACCTCACGCTGGGGCTCCTCAGGGAAGAACGCGGCGTGTTCCGGCTGAGGCGCCGGGTCTGCGACCCCGTGGAGGAACGGTGGGAGGTCGTTCGCTCCGACCAGCGCGGGATCCTCCTCCTCGAACGACTCCTGCGGGAGTGGCGGGATCTCGACCACCCGGACGATCCGCTCTCGCCGGCAGGGTGGCACGCGCTCCTCGGGAAGCTCCTGCAGACGAACGAACTCGTCCTCTCCACACCGGGGCAGAAGGGCGTCCAGGTGCTGGAGGCGCACGACGCGGCGCTCGTCCCCTTCGCCCACACGTTCGTCGTGCATGCGAACGATGGCGAGTTTCCGCGTGCGACCGGCTCCACGGGCGTGTTCACCGATGGAGAGCGCCGCCGCCTCGCGGAGTTGGACCTGCCCGTCGCGCACCGGGACGAGACGCTCCGCCGCGAGCGGGCGCTGTGGCGCGCCGTCACGCAGCAGTCGGGCCCGGTATGGATCACCTACCGGACGACGGACGCGGGGGGGACGCCGCTCCTGCCGTCCCTCATGGTCCCCCCGCACGAGGACGCGGCCGAACTACCCAGAGTCCGGCGCCCCGTGGACGACGGAGAGCCCGTGACGCCGGCCGAGGCGGATCGGCGGGCGGCCTTCTCCCTGTACCGTACGCTCGGAACCCCCGACTCGACGGAGCGGCCAGGCATCGCTCCCGCCCGCCCCGGACGCCTCGCGCGCGCGGTAGTGGCGGCCGCGGGCGAGACCCACCGCGGCCCCGGGCTCGAGCGCTATCCCGGATTTTTTGTCCCCGCGCCTCCAGCGAACGACGCCGGTGTCCTGCATCCCGCTTTTCGGCCGAACCCGTGGAACGGCCACCTGCGCGACCCCGACGTGCTGCGGGAGCTGGAGCGCCGCTTTGACGATGACTACCCGTGGTCAGCCGGCCAGCTCGAAGCCTACGCGCGGTCCCCCTTCACCTTCCTCATCGAGCGCCTGCTCCGGCTCGAAGGCGTGGAGGAGGCGGAGGAGGAGACGACGCCGCTCACGTTCGGCAGCGTGGCGCACGAGATCCTCGAACGGTTCTACGCCGAGTTCATGGATCGGCTCCCGACCTCCCTCGCCGGGCCCGCCGGGCGCCGCCTCGCGGAGATCTCCGAGGAGGTATGCGCCGAACGCGCGGCGAAGGGCGAGTGGCTCGGCGTCGCCGCTCTCTGGGAGCAGACCCGCGAAGGGATCGTGACGGGGGTGCGAGACTACGTCGCCTGGGAACTCGAACACATGGCGGAGGACGGGGAACGCCCGGTCCACACCGAGTTGCGATTCGGTTGGGACGACGAGCGAACGTTCGTGGATGGCGAAGACGTGCGGGGGCGGATATCGCGCCTGCGCCTCCGCGGCAGCATCGACCGGGTGGATCGGGTGGGGGAGGGGGCCGGTGTCCATCACGTGCTCGACTACAAGAGCGGTAAACCCCCGTACAAGACCTGGTTCGACGACGCGACCGCCCTCCAGGGTGTCCTCTACGCCCAGGTGATGGCCGACCGGGGCTACGAGATGTCCTCCTGCCGCTACCGGTCGATCAAGAACCCCGGGGACCCGAAGAACGGAGGTCAGGTCAACTTCGGCGAGGCGAGGTACGGCAAGGCTCTTTCCATGGCCCTCTCCATTCCCGCCCGAGTCCGGAACGGCTGCTTCGAAGCCGTCGCTTCGCAGAAGGGAGGCTGGAAGTTCTGGGATCCGGCCCTCGAGATCCGCCGCAACCAGGCCCGGCTCACGGAGGGCCACCGCTTCGACGATTTCGGGGACGACTTCGGAGACGACGCCCGGGGTGGCGGGGAGGGCGCCGGTGGCTGA